A portion of the Luteolibacter rhizosphaerae genome contains these proteins:
- the lipB gene encoding lipoyl(octanoyl) transferase LipB has protein sequence MNTLHLGKGISYEDGLKQQNAAVDSILDGSGSETLLLLEHAPVYTIGRLRDQSSLGNMASLPAPVFETNRGGQATYHGPGQLVGYPILDLRERNRDLHAHLRNIEESLILTCRDLGIDAGRREGLTGVWVENRKLASIGVGVRKWISMHGFAINITAESLLPFFAITPCGIDGVVMSCVAQEAKRPVSVDEFASAFQPHFERIFAR, from the coding sequence CTCGGTAAAGGCATTAGCTATGAAGACGGCCTCAAGCAGCAGAATGCCGCGGTGGACTCCATCCTTGATGGAAGCGGAAGCGAGACCTTGCTCCTGCTCGAACACGCCCCTGTCTACACCATCGGGCGCCTGCGCGATCAATCCTCGCTGGGCAACATGGCTTCCCTGCCCGCCCCTGTCTTTGAAACCAACCGCGGCGGCCAAGCTACCTATCATGGCCCGGGCCAGTTGGTCGGGTATCCCATTCTCGACCTGCGGGAGCGGAATCGGGATCTTCACGCCCATCTCCGCAACATCGAGGAGTCTCTCATTCTCACGTGCAGGGATCTCGGGATTGATGCCGGTCGCCGCGAAGGGCTCACCGGAGTCTGGGTGGAGAATCGCAAGCTGGCCTCGATCGGCGTGGGGGTGCGCAAGTGGATCTCCATGCACGGCTTCGCGATCAACATCACAGCCGAGTCGCTTCTGCCCTTCTTCGCCATCACACCTTGCGGGATCGACGGGGTCGTGATGAGCTGCGTCGCCCAAGAGGCGAAACGTCCCGTATCCGTGGATGAGTTCGCCAGTGCCTTTCAGCCGCACTTCGAGCGGATCTTCGCCCGCTAG
- a CDS encoding dihydroneopterin aldolase: MESEARIEIRRLRVKTFIGVPDEERADAQELRVSLLIEPRVGFAAMEDEIDRTIDYAVLAAGIQELALARPRKLIETLASDIAVLVLENPQAASVEVVLEKFILPQTDCVAVRLKASKDA; the protein is encoded by the coding sequence ATGGAGAGCGAGGCCCGGATCGAGATCCGCCGCTTGAGGGTGAAGACCTTCATCGGCGTGCCGGATGAAGAGCGGGCGGATGCCCAGGAACTACGGGTGAGTCTTTTGATCGAGCCACGCGTGGGCTTTGCCGCGATGGAGGATGAGATCGACCGCACAATCGACTACGCGGTGCTTGCCGCCGGCATCCAAGAACTCGCTTTGGCCCGACCGAGGAAGTTGATTGAGACCTTGGCTTCCGACATTGCCGTCCTCGTGTTGGAGAATCCGCAGGCTGCGAGCGTGGAGGTCGTCTTGGAGAAGTTCATCCTCCCCCAAACCGATTGTGTGGCGGTGCGCCTGAAGGCTTCCAAGGATGCCTAG